A portion of the Nitrososphaerales archaeon genome contains these proteins:
- a CDS encoding acyl-CoA synthetase, with the protein MGDKDLRLIERARKHQERIAIIAREGMFTYGQLLEFSAGAASILLDGINDLKETRVAFLTWPGFYYVAIQWGIWRAGGVAVPLSPLHPIPELDYFITNCGAKIVVTHPDFKDILQPIAKARDLRLLTTDIVNGAQSRLPKISMERRAMILYTSGTTSKPKGVVITHRNIQAQVESLVSAWGWMAEDHILNVLPLHHVHGIINVLTCAMWVGAVCEILPRFEANEVWKRFVNNNITLFMAVPTIYEKLIKAWEDAPVEEKKLMSDACRRMRLMVSGSAALPVATLEKWKFISGHVLLERYGMTEIGMALSNALHGERVPGYVGTALPNVEVRLVDENGNPVKDGEPGEIQVKGPTVFLEYWNNPGATKEVFRDGWFSTGDIAVKENGIYRILGRNTIDIIKTGGYKVSALEIEEALRGHPKVKECAVVGVQDSEWGEKVCAALILKEKTGLTFDSFRLWAIERLAPYKVPKEILLVDDLPRNTLGKVVKPEVARLFKNQREIENH; encoded by the coding sequence ATGGGTGATAAAGATCTGCGACTGATTGAACGAGCAAGGAAACATCAGGAAAGGATTGCTATCATTGCACGTGAAGGTATGTTTACATATGGGCAGCTATTGGAATTCTCAGCCGGCGCTGCTTCAATTCTGCTTGATGGAATAAATGATCTGAAGGAAACACGTGTAGCTTTTTTGACGTGGCCTGGTTTTTATTATGTTGCAATCCAGTGGGGCATCTGGCGGGCTGGGGGTGTAGCTGTTCCTCTATCGCCGTTGCATCCAATACCAGAATTGGATTACTTCATTACAAATTGCGGCGCCAAGATAGTTGTTACACATCCTGATTTTAAAGATATATTACAACCCATAGCAAAAGCTCGTGACTTGCGCCTCCTTACCACAGATATCGTAAATGGTGCGCAGAGCAGACTGCCGAAGATAAGCATGGAAAGAAGAGCTATGATACTCTACACCAGCGGAACTACAAGCAAACCAAAAGGAGTTGTAATAACACACAGAAACATTCAGGCACAGGTAGAGAGTCTGGTTTCCGCATGGGGCTGGATGGCCGAGGATCATATACTTAATGTTCTCCCCTTGCATCATGTTCACGGAATAATTAATGTATTAACATGTGCTATGTGGGTTGGAGCTGTATGTGAGATCCTTCCAAGATTTGAAGCGAATGAGGTATGGAAACGTTTCGTCAACAACAACATTACTCTATTCATGGCCGTCCCAACGATTTATGAAAAGTTGATAAAAGCATGGGAAGACGCCCCAGTAGAAGAGAAGAAACTGATGTCTGATGCATGCAGAAGGATGCGCCTGATGGTCTCTGGATCTGCCGCCTTGCCTGTTGCTACATTGGAGAAGTGGAAGTTCATTAGCGGTCATGTGTTGTTGGAAAGGTATGGAATGACTGAGATTGGCATGGCGTTATCAAACGCGCTTCATGGCGAGAGGGTGCCGGGATATGTTGGTACAGCGCTGCCAAATGTTGAGGTGAGATTAGTAGATGAAAATGGAAATCCTGTAAAAGACGGCGAGCCAGGCGAGATTCAGGTGAAGGGTCCTACCGTGTTCCTCGAATACTGGAATAATCCAGGTGCTACAAAAGAGGTCTTTCGTGACGGGTGGTTCAGCACTGGTGATATCGCTGTGAAGGAAAATGGCATCTATCGTATTCTGGGGAGGAACACTATCGATATTATAAAGACAGGAGGCTACAAGGTATCAGCACTAGAAATAGAAGAAGCTCTTCGCGGACATCCCAAAGTGAAGGAATGTGCAGTTGTTGGAGTTCAAGATAGCGAATGGGGCGAAAAAGTGTGCGCTGCTTTAATTTTGAAAGAGAAAACAGGCCTAACATTTGATTCATTTCGGCTGTGGGCTATAGAGAGGCTTGCACCGTATAAGGTACCGAAGGAGATCTTGCTTGTTGACGACCTTCCGCGTAACACATTGGGTAAAGTAGTCAAACCAGAGGTTGCTCGACTGTTCAAAAATCAAAGAGAGATAGAAAATCATTAA
- a CDS encoding peroxiredoxin translates to MSKKSSKVKSMKKKPSKSKAKAKPKAKAKIPEVGSKAPDFKLPDPGLNIKSLEDFKGKKVVLAFFPAAMSPVCTKEMCSFRDSFQEMSEAGAQVVAVSVDGPFANKQFTEMHGLNFPVLSDYARDAVRKYGVVMPDLLHVKGYNAAKRSVFVIDPNGTIRYKWVSDNPLVEPNYDEIKQVVRTI, encoded by the coding sequence ATGAGCAAAAAAAGTTCGAAGGTAAAATCGATGAAGAAAAAACCGTCCAAGTCTAAAGCGAAGGCAAAACCGAAAGCCAAAGCAAAGATACCAGAAGTTGGTAGCAAAGCACCAGATTTCAAATTGCCGGATCCGGGATTGAATATTAAGAGCTTGGAGGATTTTAAGGGAAAGAAAGTGGTACTAGCGTTTTTCCCAGCAGCAATGTCGCCTGTGTGTACGAAGGAGATGTGTTCGTTTCGTGACTCTTTCCAAGAAATGAGCGAAGCAGGAGCACAGGTTGTAGCGGTTAGTGTTGATGGTCCATTTGCAAACAAGCAGTTTACCGAAATGCATGGTCTTAACTTCCCCGTTTTAAGCGACTATGCTAGAGATGCAGTAAGGAAATACGGTGTTGTGATGCCAGATCTTTTGCATGTAAAAGGTTACAATGCTGCCAAGAGATCCGTTTTTGTAATAGATCCAAATGGAACTATAAGATACAAGTGGGTCTCAGACAACCCCTTGGTAGAGCCAAACTATGACGAGATAAAGCAGGTAGTAAGGACCATCTAA